The genomic segment GTCCAGGCCGGGCATGTCTTCGGTAGGGCGCAACTGCATCGCGCCGTCGTCGCCCTGCACGAACTGGCTGCCGTAGCGCTGCGGCTTGCCCTGCGCCACCAGCACGCGGTCGGTGAGCAGGGCCACGTCGGCACGGTCAGCCTCGCCTGCCTGGGCGGCGTGTTCGATCAACGGCAGCACCTGGGCCTGGAAATCAGGGTCCTGGTCGGCGTGCTGCACCAGCAGCCAGGCCGCCTTGGCGCCATCACGGCCGACCTTCGAACGGGTCGGCCATCCCTTCTCGGCGATCACGGTCTTCAGCCACTCCGCATTGGCCTTGGCTACGGGTGCGGTGCCCTTGAAGGCCTCGCCGCCGCCGTCCGCGATGGCTGCATGCTGCGCGGCCTGGTCGCGGGCTTCACGGTCGAGCAGTTCCCTGCGCAAGGGTTCGTCCATCAGTCCCGCACGTTGTTTCTGCATCGCTTCCGCGCGGGCCAGCATCCGTGGCCACTCCGGTCCGGCACGCAGGGCATTCAGGCCTGGGCGATCCTTGTGCAGCAGATCCTCGAGGGGAAGGCGGTCCTGGCCCAGCAGCGCGATGACGTAGGCCATCGCCGCGGCGTGGTCACCGGTGGCGGCGGTGCATTCGACCAGCAACAGCTCGCCACCGTCCGGGAAGCGCTCACCGTTGTGGTACATCGCGCCGAGGGCATCGGCACAGCCTTTGGCGTCGTCGTCCTGATAGCGCTGCAGTGCCTCGTAGAACGAACCGGCCCCGGCCGCATGGGTGCTGCCGGTTGCAGCCAGCAGCAGCACAAGCAATGCCGGTGCCAGCTGGGGCGTGAGGATGGATGCCAACGTGTCTTCCTCCATGAAGGCCGCTGCATGGGCAATGCCATGCCGCCGGTACCTGCAGTGTGCCAGTGTTCGTGCCCTGTGGGTGGCGGCACAC from the Stenotrophomonas maltophilia genome contains:
- a CDS encoding DUF6624 domain-containing protein, with product MASILTPQLAPALLVLLLAATGSTHAAGAGSFYEALQRYQDDDAKGCADALGAMYHNGERFPDGGELLLVECTAATGDHAAAMAYVIALLGQDRLPLEDLLHKDRPGLNALRAGPEWPRMLARAEAMQKQRAGLMDEPLRRELLDREARDQAAQHAAIADGGGEAFKGTAPVAKANAEWLKTVIAEKGWPTRSKVGRDGAKAAWLLVQHADQDPDFQAQVLPLIEHAAQAGEADRADVALLTDRVLVAQGKPQRYGSQFVQGDDGAMQLRPTEDMPGLDARRSAMGLPSLAEYKAILAESYGKPVN